One Aquarana catesbeiana isolate 2022-GZ linkage group LG11, ASM4218655v1, whole genome shotgun sequence genomic window carries:
- the LOC141111898 gene encoding serum amyloid A-5 protein-like, translated as MKASIILLLVGLAVAQAQFKWLSDSAKFVKDAAGGSRDMYRAYMDMREANYKNADKYFHARGNYDAAQRGPGGSWAARVISNGREAVQTRGSGRGAEDSRLDQEANHWGRNGGDPNRYRPAGLPNKY; from the exons ATGAAGGCTTCGATCATCTTGTTGCTGGTTGGTCTGGCTGTAGCTCAGGCGCAGTTTAAATGGCTGAGCGACTCGGCAAAATTTGTTAAGGACGCGGCCGGAG GGTCCCGTGACATGTACAGAGCCTACATGGATATGAGAGAAGCCAACTACAAAAATGCAGACAAGTATTTCCACGCTCGGGGGAACTACGATGCTGCACAGCGAGGACCAGGCGGGTCTTGGGCTGCCAGGGTTATAAG CAATGGAAGAGAAGCCGTCCAGACGCGAGGCAGCGGCAGAGGAGCGGAGGACAGCCGGCTGGACCAGGAAGCCAATCACTGGGGGAGGAACGGAGGTGACCCCAATCGCTACAGGCCTGCGGGGCTACCCAACAAATACTAA